Proteins encoded in a region of the Schaalia hyovaginalis genome:
- a CDS encoding C2 family cysteine protease: MGVFAGWIEDIPGDGPRLHAVADGLSSASTEAWRIRDEMRDSGRAAPSWEGRARDAFDDELDQVCASGASLASGVDSALRAVDTYAWVVDSAKQSVADLRGRMADIDEAWELAPQDERRAQFFFLLPEAMSLLGRYHEVLSRVRSEAIACGAVVCEAVHLEPVNLDPNGNNVGELHVLTVDEMTAMWEGFDSLSYRDVRQGGIGDCYYLAGLMAVLASPEGRAWLKSCVRVRRRPRTDGVPGFVVDGFFVTVYDDPLHPEESAKREVFVDSTYQRGVNGLKPNMVSVFESAYGQIHPGGTLDSGPYNGIGGGSRAEALQDITNVTPGGVSRHQGFFGWGEGYHSEDQEQIMRALSERRPMTAGTGSAPEAHFPDAGWADVEVTINGAEQSIRIPHGHAFMVEEATSEGVTLRNPWGWNDRPKGVVKAPASFVMSWEDFGHYYGDVAIGGPYR, from the coding sequence ATGGGCGTGTTCGCAGGGTGGATCGAAGATATTCCCGGGGATGGACCGCGTCTGCATGCTGTTGCGGATGGATTGTCATCGGCCTCGACTGAGGCGTGGCGGATTCGTGATGAGATGCGCGACAGCGGGCGTGCTGCACCTTCGTGGGAGGGGCGGGCGCGCGATGCTTTCGACGATGAACTCGATCAGGTGTGTGCGTCGGGCGCATCCTTGGCTTCAGGAGTGGATAGCGCACTGAGGGCGGTTGACACCTATGCGTGGGTCGTGGATTCGGCGAAGCAGAGTGTTGCGGATCTGAGGGGGCGGATGGCGGATATTGATGAGGCGTGGGAGCTGGCTCCTCAAGATGAGCGCCGCGCTCAGTTCTTCTTCCTGCTGCCCGAGGCGATGTCTTTGTTGGGCCGGTATCACGAGGTTCTTTCGCGGGTGCGTTCAGAAGCGATCGCCTGCGGGGCCGTTGTGTGCGAAGCCGTGCATCTTGAGCCTGTGAACCTGGATCCCAATGGGAACAACGTCGGTGAGTTGCACGTTCTCACCGTTGATGAGATGACGGCGATGTGGGAGGGCTTTGATTCGCTCTCGTACAGGGATGTTCGGCAGGGAGGTATCGGGGATTGCTACTACCTGGCCGGTCTCATGGCTGTGTTGGCATCCCCTGAGGGCCGGGCGTGGTTGAAGTCCTGCGTTCGGGTGAGACGCAGGCCGCGCACCGATGGGGTTCCCGGTTTCGTTGTGGATGGCTTCTTCGTCACGGTTTACGATGATCCTCTTCATCCTGAGGAGTCCGCGAAGAGGGAGGTCTTCGTCGACTCGACGTATCAGCGCGGGGTCAATGGGCTGAAGCCGAATATGGTGTCCGTATTCGAGTCGGCTTATGGGCAGATACATCCCGGGGGGACTCTCGACAGCGGCCCGTACAACGGCATCGGTGGGGGCAGCCGCGCAGAGGCGCTCCAGGACATCACGAATGTCACCCCAGGCGGCGTGTCGCGTCATCAGGGGTTCTTCGGCTGGGGCGAGGGCTATCACTCAGAGGATCAGGAGCAGATCATGCGGGCCCTGTCGGAGCGCCGACCGATGACTGCGGGAACGGGGAGCGCGCCCGAGGCGCACTTCCCTGATGCTGGATGGGCAGATGTGGAAGTTACGATCAACGGGGCCGAGCAAAGCATCCGCATCCCGCACGGTCACGCCTTCATGGTTGAAGAGGCGACGAGCGAGGGCGTGACCCTGCGCAATCCTTGGGGCTGGAATGATCGCCCCAAAGGTGTGGTGAAGGCTCCTGCGTCCTTTGTCATGTCGTGGGAGGATTTCGGCCATTACTACGGGGATGTGGCGATCGGAGGGCCTTACCGGTGA
- a CDS encoding DEAD/DEAH box helicase produces the protein MIVPDTPMPETPDAEDFSAPVELDGPAAAPPVDLDEPVDSEEALDAGIEDADEEEAGDRVSFADLGLPEEILAAVTSMGFATPTPIQAEAIPALLELRDVVGIAQTGTGKTAAFGLPMLAIVDAEEQGVQALVLAPTRELAMQSAQAIEDFAARTRGLVVVPVYGGSPYGPQISALRRGAQVVVGTPGRVIDLIDKGALDLSGVRMLVLDEADEMLRMGFAEDVETITSEVPEDRVTALFSATMPAAIERIAKTHLTDPVKIAVSEESSTVDTIHQTYAVVPYKHKIGALSRVLATRAQHIAKGQEEADAAIVFVRTRADVEEISLEMSARGFRAAGISGDVAQTERERMVERLRSGSLDVLVATDVAARGLDVERISLVVNFDVPREPEAYVHRIGRTGRAGRQGRSLTFFTPREHSRLKRIERLTGTPMEEVAIPSPAAVSEFRAGRVLETLPARIEKGRLEMYRELLDTAVRAEGLELVDLAAALMADAVGDEGPKPRVEKGRAKGRQRDEGEVDETGEFIGASFEGQRDKDRPLRPGRDSAKRRAGGRPVHGPSVKYRVEVGKKDRVKPGSIVGAIAGEGGIDGRDVGHIEIYPTFSLVEITADLSQEQLDKIGRGYVQGRPLRIRLDEGPGARGAERSEGAQRFDRSGRPPRDREEREYARRYERRDSFGEREDRGRGFKGRDSHGLRGRRFERHERDDRRDSDGRGQSGGRSFGKRHYR, from the coding sequence ATGATTGTGCCCGATACCCCCATGCCCGAAACCCCCGACGCTGAAGACTTCTCGGCCCCTGTTGAACTTGACGGGCCCGCTGCTGCGCCCCCGGTCGACCTCGACGAGCCCGTCGATTCCGAGGAGGCGCTCGACGCCGGGATCGAGGATGCCGACGAGGAGGAGGCCGGGGACCGTGTGAGCTTCGCCGATCTCGGTCTGCCCGAGGAGATCCTCGCCGCCGTCACCTCCATGGGCTTCGCGACCCCGACCCCGATTCAGGCCGAGGCCATCCCCGCTCTGCTCGAACTGCGCGATGTCGTCGGCATCGCGCAGACTGGCACCGGCAAGACGGCCGCCTTCGGCCTTCCGATGCTCGCGATCGTCGACGCCGAGGAGCAGGGCGTTCAAGCCCTGGTCCTCGCGCCCACGCGTGAGCTCGCGATGCAGTCGGCTCAGGCCATCGAGGACTTCGCCGCGCGCACGCGCGGTCTCGTCGTCGTCCCGGTCTACGGCGGCTCCCCCTACGGCCCGCAGATCTCGGCCCTGAGGCGCGGCGCCCAGGTCGTCGTCGGAACTCCGGGAAGGGTCATCGACCTCATCGACAAGGGGGCGCTCGACCTCTCCGGAGTGCGGATGCTCGTCCTCGACGAGGCCGACGAGATGCTGCGCATGGGCTTCGCCGAGGATGTCGAGACGATCACCTCCGAGGTGCCCGAGGACCGCGTGACGGCCCTGTTCTCGGCGACGATGCCTGCGGCCATTGAACGGATCGCGAAGACCCACCTCACCGATCCGGTGAAGATCGCCGTCTCGGAGGAGTCCTCGACGGTCGACACGATCCATCAGACCTACGCGGTGGTTCCTTACAAGCACAAGATCGGGGCTCTTTCGCGCGTCCTGGCCACCCGCGCCCAGCACATCGCGAAGGGCCAGGAGGAGGCGGACGCCGCGATCGTCTTCGTCCGCACCCGGGCCGACGTGGAGGAGATCTCCCTCGAGATGTCCGCCCGGGGCTTCCGCGCGGCGGGCATCTCCGGCGATGTCGCCCAGACCGAGCGCGAGCGCATGGTGGAGCGCCTGCGCTCCGGGTCCCTGGACGTCCTCGTCGCCACGGACGTGGCGGCCCGCGGCCTCGACGTCGAGCGCATCTCCCTCGTCGTGAACTTCGACGTGCCCCGCGAACCCGAGGCCTACGTGCACCGCATCGGCCGGACCGGCCGGGCCGGCCGCCAGGGCCGCTCCCTCACCTTCTTCACGCCCCGCGAGCATTCGCGGCTCAAGCGCATCGAACGCCTCACCGGCACGCCGATGGAGGAGGTCGCGATTCCCTCCCCGGCCGCGGTTTCTGAATTCCGGGCGGGTCGCGTCCTCGAGACGCTCCCGGCGCGGATCGAGAAGGGCCGCCTCGAGATGTATCGCGAGCTGCTCGACACGGCGGTGCGGGCCGAGGGCCTGGAACTGGTCGATCTCGCCGCGGCCCTCATGGCCGATGCGGTGGGGGACGAGGGCCCCAAGCCCCGCGTCGAGAAGGGGCGCGCGAAGGGCCGCCAGCGTGATGAGGGCGAGGTCGATGAGACCGGTGAGTTCATCGGCGCCTCCTTCGAGGGCCAGCGCGACAAGGACCGTCCCCTGCGTCCGGGGCGGGATTCGGCGAAGCGGCGCGCGGGCGGCCGGCCGGTTCACGGGCCGAGCGTGAAGTACCGCGTCGAGGTCGGCAAGAAGGATCGCGTGAAGCCCGGTTCGATCGTGGGCGCCATTGCGGGCGAGGGCGGGATCGACGGGCGCGACGTCGGCCATATCGAGATCTATCCGACCTTTTCCCTGGTGGAGATCACCGCTGACTTGTCGCAGGAGCAGCTCGACAAGATCGGTCGCGGCTACGTCCAGGGCAGGCCCTTGAGGATCCGTCTCGACGAGGGGCCGGGCGCCCGGGGCGCGGAGCGCTCCGAGGGCGCGCAGCGCTTCGATCGTTCCGGCCGTCCGCCGCGCGACCGCGAGGAGCGCGAGTACGCGAGGCGCTATGAGAGGCGGGACTCCTTCGGCGAGCGCGAGGACCGCGGGCGCGGTTTCAAGGGGCGCGATTCGCACGGCCTGAGGGGGCGGCGTTTCGAGCGCCATGAACGAGATGACCGCCGGGATTCTGACGGTCGCGGACAGTCTGGAGGCCGATCCTTCGGGAAGCGCCACTACCGTTAA
- a CDS encoding IS481-like element IS5564 family transposase, with the protein MTHPNALLTPRARLRLARLIVEDGYPATIAAKMFMVSPITARKWAGRYREEGEFGMQDRSSKPHRIPGRTPEHVKKKIINLRWRLRLGPAQIAARLGLSTSTVHAVLVRCRVNRLSHIDRVTGEPLRRYEHPHPGSLIHVDVTKFGNIPDGGGHRYVGRQQGARNKLATPGLPRGKDHKPRTGTAFVHTVIDDHSRVAYAEIWSDEQASTAVGVLERAVAWFAERGVTVERVLSDNGSAYRSHAWRDFCARLGIRHKRTRPYRPQTNGKIERFHRTLGDGWAYARFYGSEAERRLALPGWLHFYNHHRHHSAIGGVPFDRLNNVPGHHI; encoded by the coding sequence ATGACCCATCCGAACGCTCTTCTCACTCCTCGTGCCCGTCTCCGGTTAGCTCGGCTGATTGTCGAAGACGGCTATCCGGCCACGATCGCCGCAAAGATGTTCATGGTCTCCCCGATCACTGCCCGGAAATGGGCAGGCCGCTACCGGGAAGAGGGTGAGTTTGGGATGCAGGATCGCTCCAGCAAGCCGCACCGGATCCCAGGCAGGACGCCCGAGCATGTCAAGAAGAAGATCATCAACCTGCGCTGGCGGCTTCGACTGGGGCCAGCCCAGATCGCTGCGCGACTTGGTCTCTCGACGTCGACTGTTCACGCGGTCCTCGTCCGTTGCCGCGTGAACCGCCTCTCGCATATCGATCGTGTCACTGGCGAGCCATTGCGGCGATATGAGCATCCTCATCCGGGATCGTTGATTCATGTCGATGTCACGAAGTTCGGCAACATCCCCGACGGCGGTGGACATCGTTACGTAGGTCGGCAGCAAGGCGCACGGAACAAGCTCGCGACTCCGGGATTACCACGAGGAAAAGATCACAAGCCGCGCACCGGGACGGCGTTCGTTCACACAGTCATCGACGACCACTCCCGCGTCGCATACGCAGAAATCTGGTCGGATGAGCAGGCGAGCACAGCGGTGGGAGTTCTCGAACGCGCCGTGGCCTGGTTCGCCGAACGAGGCGTGACCGTCGAGCGAGTCCTATCCGACAACGGGTCGGCATACAGATCCCACGCATGGAGGGACTTCTGCGCTCGGCTCGGCATCCGACACAAGCGGACACGCCCCTACCGGCCGCAGACGAACGGGAAGATCGAGCGATTCCACCGCACGCTCGGGGACGGCTGGGCCTATGCCAGGTTTTACGGTTCAGAGGCCGAACGACGCCTGGCGCTGCCCGGCTGGCTCCACTTCTACAACCACCACCGACACCACTCTGCGATTGGCGGCGTACCCTTCGACCGACTCAACAACGTCCCTGGACATCACATCTAG
- the aspS gene encoding aspartate--tRNA ligase: MLRTHNIGSLGVETIGQTVTLTGWVDRRRDHGGVAFVDLRDASGIAQVVVRDESVAHELRSEFVLKVTGEVCARPEGNENANLATGAIEVMGDEIEILNTSAPLPFQVSAHAEDSGNVGEETRLKYRYLDLRREPEQYALRLRSKVSRAARDTLYAHDFVEIETPTLTRSTPEGARDFIVPARLNPGSWYALPQSPQLFKQMLMVAGMERYFQIARCYRDEDFRADRQPEFTQLDIEMSFVDQDDVIAVAEDVMKNVWSLIGYDLPTPLPRMTYKDAMEKYGSDKPDLRFGLELVDLTEYFANTGFRVFQAPYVGAVVMPGGGSQPRRTFDKWQEWAKARGAKGLAYVTVGEDGTLGGPVAKNITEAEREGLAEATGAKPGDCIFFAAGKATPARELLGAARLEIGKRCDLIDPDAWAFTWVVDAPLFKPTGDAEAEGDVALGHSPWTAVHHAFTSPKPEWLDSFDEDPGNALAYAYDIVCNGNEIGGGSIRIHRRDIQNRVFNVMGIGEEEAQEQFGFLLDAFKFGAPPHGGIAFGWDRIVALLTKADSIRDVIAFPKSGGGYDPLTDAPAPITAHQRKEAGVDAEPKNRGEQTAQDESGKTE; encoded by the coding sequence GTGCTCCGAACCCATAACATCGGCTCGCTCGGTGTCGAAACCATCGGCCAGACGGTCACCCTCACAGGCTGGGTCGACCGTCGCAGGGATCACGGGGGCGTGGCCTTCGTCGATCTTCGCGACGCCTCCGGGATCGCCCAGGTCGTGGTCCGCGACGAGTCGGTCGCACACGAACTCCGCTCCGAATTCGTCCTCAAGGTGACCGGCGAGGTCTGCGCCCGCCCCGAGGGCAATGAGAACGCGAATCTCGCGACCGGAGCGATCGAGGTGATGGGGGACGAGATCGAGATCCTCAACACTTCGGCCCCCCTTCCCTTCCAGGTGTCCGCGCACGCCGAGGACTCCGGGAACGTGGGCGAGGAGACCCGTCTGAAGTACCGCTACCTCGACCTGCGCCGCGAACCCGAGCAGTACGCGCTGCGCCTGCGTTCGAAGGTCTCGCGGGCCGCCCGCGACACCCTCTACGCGCACGACTTCGTCGAGATCGAGACTCCGACCCTCACGCGCTCGACGCCCGAGGGCGCGCGCGACTTCATCGTGCCCGCGCGCCTCAATCCGGGTTCGTGGTACGCGCTGCCGCAGTCGCCCCAGCTCTTCAAGCAGATGCTCATGGTCGCGGGGATGGAGCGCTACTTCCAGATCGCGCGCTGCTACCGGGACGAGGACTTCCGCGCGGACCGTCAGCCCGAGTTCACCCAGCTCGACATCGAGATGAGCTTCGTCGACCAGGACGACGTCATCGCGGTCGCCGAGGACGTCATGAAGAACGTCTGGTCCCTCATCGGCTACGACCTGCCGACTCCGCTGCCGCGCATGACCTACAAGGACGCGATGGAGAAGTACGGCTCGGACAAGCCCGACCTGCGCTTCGGACTCGAGCTCGTCGACCTCACCGAGTACTTCGCGAACACGGGCTTCCGCGTCTTCCAGGCGCCCTACGTCGGCGCGGTCGTCATGCCCGGCGGCGGCTCGCAGCCGCGGCGCACCTTCGACAAGTGGCAGGAGTGGGCGAAGGCCCGCGGCGCCAAGGGGCTCGCCTACGTCACCGTCGGCGAGGACGGGACGCTCGGCGGTCCGGTTGCGAAGAACATCACGGAGGCCGAGCGCGAGGGCCTCGCCGAGGCGACCGGGGCCAAGCCCGGCGATTGCATCTTCTTCGCCGCAGGCAAGGCGACTCCTGCGCGCGAGCTGCTCGGCGCCGCGCGTCTCGAGATCGGCAAGCGCTGCGATCTCATCGATCCCGATGCCTGGGCCTTCACCTGGGTCGTCGATGCGCCGCTGTTCAAGCCGACCGGCGATGCCGAGGCCGAGGGGGACGTGGCGCTCGGGCACAGCCCGTGGACGGCCGTTCACCACGCCTTCACTTCTCCGAAGCCCGAATGGCTCGACAGTTTCGACGAGGATCCGGGCAATGCCCTCGCCTACGCCTACGACATCGTCTGCAACGGCAACGAGATCGGCGGAGGGTCGATCCGCATCCACCGCCGCGACATCCAGAACCGCGTCTTCAACGTCATGGGCATCGGCGAGGAGGAGGCGCAGGAGCAGTTCGGATTCCTGCTCGACGCCTTCAAGTTCGGTGCGCCGCCGCACGGCGGAATCGCATTCGGGTGGGACCGGATCGTCGCGCTCCTGACGAAGGCGGATTCGATTCGCGACGTCATCGCCTTCCCGAAGTCGGGCGGCGGCTACGATCCGCTCACCGATGCGCCGGCTCCGATCACGGCCCACCAGCGCAAGGAGGCGGGCGTCGACGCCGAGCCGAAGAATCGCGGTGAGCAAACGGCGCAGGATGAATCCGGGAAGACCGAGTGA
- a CDS encoding GTPase family protein, producing the protein MAVRILERAEGLERAFELLGDELAKPVRDEAAADLLIVRERAVLDPETVVIALVGATGSGKSCLFNALVGDVLAEVDVLRPTTRAPLAAHSPGLDAAELLDWLGVERRASVEGMRIPGNVVIVDLPDIDSRAAEHREVARRVSERADMILWVVDPQKYADEVIHSEWVAPMAHSARATATVLNQVDRLDPSERRAVVEHLRRLLDEDGARGSAVLAVSALTGEGIAPLADVIDAVARMVRASAVKAVGALGRVGELLRSGAEIPDSLPAFDSRGLAGAFADEIARSGGLDGLADAVGDSYRHRGVTRAAWIPTRWIRHLRADPARRAHLRRNEGHPGAPVVDFAVDPAMRARTATALRRVGAKIGRGRPHAWAAAMSAISARLVDAVPDLCDRVVGRSGVDPNPIRRWWRASSGLQAIAWMVAIAGAGWLAAARIVEDALLVALPVPLRHGVPVPTWCLLLGVGATVLIALVSRIGVAWGAARASAAARRRFRSLLADELLEGPVAAFEAEDARQREIVRLLSDRGSGPAGGE; encoded by the coding sequence ATGGCTGTGAGGATCCTGGAACGCGCAGAAGGGCTCGAGCGGGCCTTCGAGCTCCTCGGCGACGAGCTTGCGAAGCCCGTGAGAGACGAGGCCGCGGCGGATCTCCTCATCGTTCGCGAGCGCGCGGTCCTGGACCCCGAGACGGTCGTCATCGCCCTCGTCGGCGCCACGGGGTCGGGCAAGTCCTGCCTGTTCAACGCCCTCGTCGGCGATGTGCTCGCCGAGGTCGACGTGCTGCGGCCCACCACCCGCGCGCCCCTGGCCGCGCACTCGCCGGGCCTCGATGCGGCGGAGCTCCTCGACTGGCTCGGCGTCGAGCGCCGTGCGAGCGTCGAGGGGATGCGGATCCCGGGGAACGTCGTCATCGTCGACCTGCCCGATATCGATTCCCGCGCCGCTGAGCATCGCGAGGTCGCCCGGCGCGTCTCGGAGCGCGCGGACATGATCCTGTGGGTCGTGGACCCGCAGAAGTACGCCGATGAGGTGATCCACTCCGAGTGGGTCGCGCCGATGGCGCACTCCGCGCGGGCAACGGCGACCGTGCTCAATCAGGTCGATCGCCTCGACCCGTCCGAGCGCAGGGCCGTCGTCGAGCATCTGCGCCGCCTCCTCGACGAGGACGGCGCCCGCGGCAGCGCGGTGCTGGCGGTGTCGGCACTGACCGGCGAGGGGATCGCCCCGCTCGCCGACGTCATCGACGCCGTTGCGCGGATGGTGCGCGCGAGTGCCGTGAAGGCCGTCGGGGCCCTCGGGCGGGTCGGGGAGCTGTTGCGATCGGGCGCCGAGATCCCCGATTCGCTCCCCGCCTTCGACTCGCGGGGCCTTGCGGGCGCCTTCGCCGACGAGATCGCGCGCTCCGGCGGGCTCGACGGGCTCGCCGATGCGGTCGGGGACTCCTACCGGCATCGGGGGGTCACCCGGGCGGCGTGGATCCCCACCCGGTGGATCCGTCATCTGCGCGCCGATCCGGCGCGCCGGGCCCACCTTCGGAGGAACGAGGGGCATCCCGGGGCGCCCGTCGTCGACTTCGCTGTCGATCCGGCGATGCGCGCCCGAACGGCGACCGCCCTGCGCAGGGTCGGTGCCAAGATCGGACGGGGCCGGCCTCATGCCTGGGCGGCGGCGATGTCGGCGATCTCCGCCCGGCTCGTCGATGCGGTTCCCGATCTGTGCGACCGCGTCGTCGGCAGGTCCGGAGTCGATCCGAATCCGATCCGGCGGTGGTGGCGCGCATCCTCCGGGCTTCAGGCCATCGCGTGGATGGTGGCGATTGCGGGCGCCGGCTGGTTGGCAGCGGCCCGCATCGTCGAGGACGCGCTCCTCGTCGCGCTCCCCGTCCCCCTGAGGCACGGCGTGCCGGTGCCGACGTGGTGCCTGCTCCTCGGCGTCGGGGCGACGGTGCTGATCGCTCTCGTGTCACGGATCGGCGTCGCCTGGGGCGCTGCGAGGGCGTCGGCGGCGGCGCGTCGGCGCTTCCGGAGCCTCCTCGCCGACGAGCTCCTCGAGGGCCCGGTTGCGGCCTTCGAGGCGGAGGACGCCCGCCAGCGCGAGATCGTGCGACTGCTCTCCGATCGGGGCTCCGGGCCCGCCGGCGGTGAGTGA
- a CDS encoding MFS transporter, whose product MSVDTPAKEPWRPIEISLLIGSVLLITLAAFEGLATTTIMPNVVAEFHADSWFSIASGAALAAQLSATVVAGGLSDSRGPRRVLGYGVALFALGLLVSGCAPLIEIFVIGRIIQGVGGGLIIVPLYVFIGSIAAPSHRPGFFAAFSLSWVLPGLVGPAIAGYAVSLVGWRPVFLSVPALALIALFPLIGVLRALGAHERSPSSLARLLRLAVLAGGGVVLLQLSGALGGLPLVAVALLGLVLTGLTLPRLLPKGAFALRPGLPAAIMTRLLAMGAQAGAAAVLPLVLQRVHDWEPESAALAVTIGTVSWSAGATLQSRITGSGRRLRLPLIGVALLTLGIVPIVALAHPRAWIWVAMLGWFIAGAGTGLMHSTLSVLSLDLTRPAEHGKVASWLQVADASGAAIELAIMSIVMAAWNSLGTGGSLAYLPAPLIALVFSILALASALRISGTGSR is encoded by the coding sequence GTGAGTGTTGACACCCCCGCGAAGGAGCCCTGGCGCCCGATCGAGATCTCCCTCCTCATCGGATCCGTCCTCCTCATCACCCTCGCCGCCTTCGAGGGCCTCGCGACGACCACGATCATGCCCAACGTCGTCGCCGAGTTCCACGCCGACTCCTGGTTCTCGATCGCCTCGGGCGCGGCCCTCGCCGCCCAGCTCTCGGCCACGGTGGTCGCCGGCGGCCTTTCGGACTCTCGGGGGCCCAGGCGCGTCCTCGGATACGGCGTCGCCCTCTTCGCGCTCGGCCTCCTCGTGTCCGGGTGCGCGCCGCTGATCGAGATCTTCGTCATCGGGAGGATCATCCAGGGAGTCGGCGGCGGCCTCATCATCGTCCCCCTCTACGTGTTCATCGGGTCGATCGCCGCCCCCTCGCACCGACCGGGCTTCTTCGCCGCCTTCTCCCTCTCCTGGGTCCTGCCCGGACTCGTCGGCCCCGCGATCGCCGGATACGCGGTCTCACTCGTGGGCTGGCGCCCGGTGTTCCTCTCCGTGCCCGCGCTCGCGCTCATCGCCCTCTTCCCCCTCATCGGGGTGCTCCGCGCCCTCGGCGCGCACGAGCGCTCGCCCTCCTCCCTCGCGCGCCTGCTCCGCCTCGCGGTCCTCGCCGGGGGCGGCGTGGTCCTCCTCCAGCTGTCGGGCGCGCTCGGCGGCCTGCCCCTGGTCGCGGTCGCGCTCCTCGGACTCGTGCTCACCGGGCTCACGCTCCCCCGACTCCTGCCGAAGGGCGCGTTCGCGCTTCGGCCCGGATTGCCCGCAGCGATCATGACGAGGCTCCTGGCCATGGGGGCGCAGGCGGGCGCCGCGGCCGTCCTCCCCCTCGTCCTTCAGCGGGTCCACGACTGGGAGCCCGAATCCGCTGCGCTCGCCGTCACGATCGGCACCGTTTCATGGTCCGCCGGGGCGACCCTTCAATCCCGGATCACGGGCTCCGGACGACGGCTGCGCCTGCCGTTGATCGGCGTGGCCCTGCTGACGCTCGGCATCGTTCCCATCGTCGCGCTGGCCCACCCGCGGGCATGGATCTGGGTCGCGATGCTCGGCTGGTTCATCGCCGGGGCGGGCACGGGACTCATGCACTCCACGCTGTCCGTCCTGTCCCTGGATCTGACCCGTCCGGCAGAGCACGGCAAGGTCGCCAGCTGGCTCCAGGTGGCCGACGCCTCGGGCGCCGCGATCGAACTGGCGATCATGTCGATCGTCATGGCTGCCTGGAACTCCCTCGGGACGGGCGGCAGCCTCGCCTACCTACCCGCTCCGCTCATCGCACTGGTCTTCTCGATCCTCGCACTCGCCTCCGCCTTGCGGATCAGTGGCACCGGTTCCCGCTGA